A stretch of the Opisthocomus hoazin isolate bOpiHoa1 chromosome 2, bOpiHoa1.hap1, whole genome shotgun sequence genome encodes the following:
- the GTF3C2 gene encoding general transcription factor 3C polypeptide 2 isoform X4 encodes MATTTARGPRCREPTRRGRSGRGSAPPGRSRVREGESRPLRDVSPLGGPEALDQAEERAETAKARKAAARHRKAKGSPCDATCPAAAETEGRGEPSGTPENGSVPLAKAPRKRGRKPKAEMLLLKLSQDLECPAPEPICVQKMLGSGEAAEALDPPRGGRPKRRAAKVALLYLQELADELTVYQPPAPTEGAQEPELEHNQKKRRSRRRKEEETDSDDPARDADFVPSKEVLLEAEEEEGSDAPLSEGLETELEALRGHSGKTSSAGRSKPQCRGLAPNGFHNSIMAPVEKCSSLTCSLRDQKHSQWEFPSWIPLAHKWTCLSESEAAPYLPAAEKSPLFSIQREGIEDDGVLYRVNRFSSLQPHEERRDVSFFVGGPVWAMEWCPSPDGSAASQYIAVYCHGSMDETHSVAGLHGGPALLQLWGLGALQPEQGSADKARLAYAIAADHGCVWDMKFCPSGAWEPPTAARKLPQMSRLGLLAVAFSDGKVLLYALPHPGALHRSQRTQVKDGPFHKHVICKVQCVATLQMGSVQAGNASECGQCFSLSWMPSKPHHYLAAGFYDGNVAIWNLLTKSLLQCVHQPDGSLKLYPFRCFLAHDHVVRSIEWCKADSNFLVTAGSDRKIKFWDLRRLYEPINSIKRFLSTEVAWLLPYNGVTVAQDNCYASYGLCGIHYIDAGYLGFKAYFVAPRKGTVWSISGSDWLNTVAAGDITGELVAAVLPDLAVNPLNVKRSSDRRFPVYKADLLPCSPAGPEDGEQALPKTRLYSEMVTKSYIRFRDTDLRSFKNFPSREPMRRMHAQEAKAELSLDRLQLESLHKVRFSPNLDSQGWLVSGGQAGIVRAHCLAGLASGAGCRLLPERRARFSSLYGDAPGSPSPQSPLPAE; translated from the exons ATGGCGACCACCACCGCCCGcgggccgcgctgccgggagCCGACCCGCCGGGGCCGCTCGGGACGGGGATCGGCTCCTCCCGGCCGAAGCCGGGTGCGGGAGGGCGAGTCCCGGCCGCTCC GGGATGTGTCGCCGCTCGGGGGTCCGGAAGCTTTGGACCAGGCGGAGGAACGAGCAGAAACCGCCAAGGCCCGGAAAGCAGCTGCCCGCCACCGGAAAGCCAAAGGGAGCCCTTGCGATGCAACCTGCCCAGCCGCGGCGGAGACCGAGGGGCGCGGCGAGCCCTCGGGGACCCCGGAGAACGGGTCCGTGCCCCTCGCGAAGGCACCCAGGAAGCGCGGGCGGAAGCCCAAGgcggagatgctgctgctgaagctgtcTCAGGACCTGGAGTGCCCGGCCCCGGAGCCCATCTGCgtgcagaagatgctggggagcggCGAGGCGGCAGAAGCCCTGGaccccccccgcggcgggcgtCCCAAGAGGCGGGCAGCCAAAGT GGCTTTGCTGtacctgcaggagctggcagacGAGCTGACGGTGTACCAGCCCCCGGCTCCTACCGAGGGTGCCCAGGAGCCGGAGCTCGAGCATAATCAGAAGAAGCGTCGGAgccggaggaggaaggaggaggaaacagATAGTGATGATCCTGCGCGAGACGCTGACTTCGTGCCCTCAAAGGAGGTGTTGctggaggcggaggaggaggaggggagcgaCGCACCGCTCAGTGAGGGGTTGGAGACGGAGCTGGAGGCACTCCGAGGACACAGTGGGAAGACGTCGTCTGCAGGC AGATCCAAGCCCCAGTGCCGAGGCCTCGCTCCCAACGGCTTCCACAACTCCATCATGGCCCCAgtggagaagtgctccagcctcACCTGCAGCCT GCGGGATCAGAAGCACTCGCAGTGGGAGTTTCCCAGCTGGATCCCGCTGGCACACAAGTGGACGTGTCTCTCCGAAAG CGAAGCTGCCCCGTACCTGCCGGCGGCAGAGAAGTCTCCGCTCTTCTCCATCCAGCGGGAGGGCATCGAAGACGACGGCGTCTTGTACAGGGTGAACAG GttcagctccctgcagccccacgaGGAGCGCCGGGACGTGTCCTTCTTCGTGGGCGGCCCGGTGTGGGCGATGGAGTGGTGCCCGTCCCCGGACGGCTCGGCGGCCTCGCAGTACATCGCTGTCTACTGCCACGGGAGCATGGACGAGACGCACAGCGTGGCCGGGCTCCACGGGGGTCCCGCGCTCCTCCAGCTCTGGGGCCTGGGCGCGCTGCAGCCGGAGCAGGG CTCTGCCGACAAAGCCAGGCTGGCCTACGCCATCGCCGCCGACCACGGCTGTGTCTGGGACATGAAGTTCTGCCCGAGCGGCGCCTGGGAGCCCCCCACCGCTGCCAGGAAG CTCCCGCAGATGAgccggctggggctgctggccgtGGCCTTCTCGGATGGGAAGGTGCTGCTCTACGCCCTCCCGCACCCCGGGGCCCTGCACCGCTCCCAGAGAACCCAGGTAAAAG ATGGGCCCTTCCACAAGCACGTTATCTGCAAG GTGCAGTGCGTTGCCACGCTCCAGATGGGCTCTGTCCAGGCGGGGAACGCGTCCGAGTGCGGCCagtgcttcagcctctcctgGATGCCCTCCAAGCCCCATCATTACCTCGCAGCTGGTTTTTATGATG GCAACGTGGCCATCTGGAACCTGCTCACCAAGTCCCTGCTGCAGTGCGTGCACCAGCCCGATGGCTCCCTCAAGCTCTACCCTTTCCGGTGCTTTCTTGCCCACGACCACGTGGTCCGGAGCATCGAGTGGTGCAAGGCCGACAG CAACTTCCTGGTCACGGCAGGGAGCGACCGCAAGATCAAGTTCTGGGACCTGCGGCGGCTCTACGAGCCCATCAACAGCATCAAGCGGTTCCTCAGCACGGAGGTGGCCTGGCTGCTGCCCTACAACGGGGTGACCGTGGCCCAGGACAACTGCTACGCCTC TTACGGTCTCTGTGGGATCCACTACATCGACGCCGGGTACTTGGGCTTCAAGGCTTATTTCGTGGCCCCTCGCAAGGGGACTGTGTGG agcatctccGGCTCGGACTGGCTGAACACGGTGGCTGCGGGAGACATCACGGGCGAGCTGGTGGCTGCGGTGCTGCCCGACCTGGCCGTCAACCCCCTCAACGTCAAGCGGTCCTCGGACCGCAGATTT CCGGTCTACAAAGCCGatctgctgccctgcagccccgcggggccggAGGACGGCGAGCAGGCGCTGCCGAAGACCAGGCTCTACAGCGAGATGGTGACCAAGAGCTACATCCGATTCCGGGACACGGACCTG CGCAGCTTCAAGAACTTCCCCAGCCGGGAGCCGATGCGCAGGATGCACGCGCAGGAGGCGAAGGCAGAGCTGAGCCTGGACCGCCTGCAGCTGGAGTCCCTGCACAAG GTGCGCTTCAGCCCCAACCTGgactcgcagggctggctggtgtcgggcgggcaggcgggcatCGTGCGGGCGCACTGCCTGGCGGGGCTGGCCTCCGGCGCGGGCTGCCGGCTGCTGCCGGAGCGCCGCGCCCGCTTCAGCTCGCTGTACGGGGACGcgccgggcagccccagcccgcagTCCCCACTGCCGGCGGAGTAG
- the GTF3C2 gene encoding general transcription factor 3C polypeptide 2 isoform X3 — MATTTARGPRCREPTRRGRSGRGSAPPGRSRVREGESRPLRDVSPLGGPEALDQAEERAETAKARKAAARHRKAKGSPCDATCPAAAETEGRGEPSGTPENGSVPLAKAPRKRGRKPKAEMLLLKLSQDLECPAPEPICVQKMLGSGEAAEALDPPRGGRPKRRAAKVALLYLQELADELTVYQPPAPTEGAQEPELEHNQKKRRSRRRKEEETDSDDPARDADFVPSKEVLLEAEEEEGSDAPLSEGLETELEALRGHSGKTSSAGRSKPQCRGLAPNGFHNSIMAPVEKCSSLTCSLRDQKHSQWEFPSWIPLAHKWTCLSESEAAPYLPAAEKSPLFSIQREGIEDDGVLYRVNRFSSLQPHEERRDVSFFVGGPVWAMEWCPSPDGSAASQYIAVYCHGSMDETHSVAGLHGGPALLQLWGLGALQPEQGSADKARLAYAIAADHGCVWDMKFCPSGAWEPPTAARKLPQMSRLGLLAVAFSDGKVLLYALPHPGALHRSQRTQMGPSTSTLSARCSALPRSRWALSRRGTRPSAASASASPGCPPSPIITSQLVFMMATWPSGTCSPSPCCSACTSPMAPSSSTLSGAFLPTTTWSGASSGARPTGSDRKIKFWDLRRLYEPINSIKRFLSTEVAWLLPYNGVTVAQDNCYASYGLCGIHYIDAGYLGFKAYFVAPRKGTVWSISGSDWLNTVAAGDITGELVAAVLPDLAVNPLNVKRSSDRRFPVYKADLLPCSPAGPEDGEQALPKTRLYSEMVTKSYIRFRDTDLLQELPQPGADAQDARAGGEGRAEPGPPAAGVPAQGALQPQPGLAGLAGVGRAGGHRAGALPGGAGLRRGLPAAAGAPRPLQLAVRGRAGQPQPAVPTAGGVAPWLPRAATTCAWAGVWGGRVPPPVLLTLRTPASG, encoded by the exons ATGGCGACCACCACCGCCCGcgggccgcgctgccgggagCCGACCCGCCGGGGCCGCTCGGGACGGGGATCGGCTCCTCCCGGCCGAAGCCGGGTGCGGGAGGGCGAGTCCCGGCCGCTCC GGGATGTGTCGCCGCTCGGGGGTCCGGAAGCTTTGGACCAGGCGGAGGAACGAGCAGAAACCGCCAAGGCCCGGAAAGCAGCTGCCCGCCACCGGAAAGCCAAAGGGAGCCCTTGCGATGCAACCTGCCCAGCCGCGGCGGAGACCGAGGGGCGCGGCGAGCCCTCGGGGACCCCGGAGAACGGGTCCGTGCCCCTCGCGAAGGCACCCAGGAAGCGCGGGCGGAAGCCCAAGgcggagatgctgctgctgaagctgtcTCAGGACCTGGAGTGCCCGGCCCCGGAGCCCATCTGCgtgcagaagatgctggggagcggCGAGGCGGCAGAAGCCCTGGaccccccccgcggcgggcgtCCCAAGAGGCGGGCAGCCAAAGT GGCTTTGCTGtacctgcaggagctggcagacGAGCTGACGGTGTACCAGCCCCCGGCTCCTACCGAGGGTGCCCAGGAGCCGGAGCTCGAGCATAATCAGAAGAAGCGTCGGAgccggaggaggaaggaggaggaaacagATAGTGATGATCCTGCGCGAGACGCTGACTTCGTGCCCTCAAAGGAGGTGTTGctggaggcggaggaggaggaggggagcgaCGCACCGCTCAGTGAGGGGTTGGAGACGGAGCTGGAGGCACTCCGAGGACACAGTGGGAAGACGTCGTCTGCAGGC AGATCCAAGCCCCAGTGCCGAGGCCTCGCTCCCAACGGCTTCCACAACTCCATCATGGCCCCAgtggagaagtgctccagcctcACCTGCAGCCT GCGGGATCAGAAGCACTCGCAGTGGGAGTTTCCCAGCTGGATCCCGCTGGCACACAAGTGGACGTGTCTCTCCGAAAG CGAAGCTGCCCCGTACCTGCCGGCGGCAGAGAAGTCTCCGCTCTTCTCCATCCAGCGGGAGGGCATCGAAGACGACGGCGTCTTGTACAGGGTGAACAG GttcagctccctgcagccccacgaGGAGCGCCGGGACGTGTCCTTCTTCGTGGGCGGCCCGGTGTGGGCGATGGAGTGGTGCCCGTCCCCGGACGGCTCGGCGGCCTCGCAGTACATCGCTGTCTACTGCCACGGGAGCATGGACGAGACGCACAGCGTGGCCGGGCTCCACGGGGGTCCCGCGCTCCTCCAGCTCTGGGGCCTGGGCGCGCTGCAGCCGGAGCAGGG CTCTGCCGACAAAGCCAGGCTGGCCTACGCCATCGCCGCCGACCACGGCTGTGTCTGGGACATGAAGTTCTGCCCGAGCGGCGCCTGGGAGCCCCCCACCGCTGCCAGGAAG CTCCCGCAGATGAgccggctggggctgctggccgtGGCCTTCTCGGATGGGAAGGTGCTGCTCTACGCCCTCCCGCACCCCGGGGCCCTGCACCGCTCCCAGAGAACCCAG ATGGGCCCTTCCACAAGCACGTTATCTGCAAG GTGCAGTGCGTTGCCACGCTCCAGATGGGCTCTGTCCAGGCGGGGAACGCGTCCGAGTGCGGCCagtgcttcagcctctcctgGATGCCCTCCAAGCCCCATCATTACCTCGCAGCTGGTTTTTATGATG GCAACGTGGCCATCTGGAACCTGCTCACCAAGTCCCTGCTGCAGTGCGTGCACCAGCCCGATGGCTCCCTCAAGCTCTACCCTTTCCGGTGCTTTCTTGCCCACGACCACGTGGTCCGGAGCATCGAGTGGTGCAAGGCCGACAG GGAGCGACCGCAAGATCAAGTTCTGGGACCTGCGGCGGCTCTACGAGCCCATCAACAGCATCAAGCGGTTCCTCAGCACGGAGGTGGCCTGGCTGCTGCCCTACAACGGGGTGACCGTGGCCCAGGACAACTGCTACGCCTC TTACGGTCTCTGTGGGATCCACTACATCGACGCCGGGTACTTGGGCTTCAAGGCTTATTTCGTGGCCCCTCGCAAGGGGACTGTGTGG agcatctccGGCTCGGACTGGCTGAACACGGTGGCTGCGGGAGACATCACGGGCGAGCTGGTGGCTGCGGTGCTGCCCGACCTGGCCGTCAACCCCCTCAACGTCAAGCGGTCCTCGGACCGCAGATTT CCGGTCTACAAAGCCGatctgctgccctgcagccccgcggggccggAGGACGGCGAGCAGGCGCTGCCGAAGACCAGGCTCTACAGCGAGATGGTGACCAAGAGCTACATCCGATTCCGGGACACGGACCTG CTTCAAGAACTTCCCCAGCCGGGAGCCGATGCGCAGGATGCACGCGCAGGAGGCGAAGGCAGAGCTGAGCCTGGACCGCCTGCAGCTGGAGTCCCTGCACAAG GTGCGCTTCAGCCCCAACCTGgactcgcagggctggctggtgtcgggcgggcaggcgggcatCGTGCGGGCGCACTGCCTGGCGGGGCTGGCCTCCGGCGCGGGCTGCCGGCTGCTGCCGGAGCGCCGCGCCCGCTTCAGCTCGCTGTACGGGGACGcgccgggcagccccagcccgcagTCCCCACTGCCGGCGGAGTAGCACCGTGGCTTCCTCGTGCTGCCACCACATGTGCTTGggccggggtctgggggggccgtgtgcccccccCAGTGCTTCTCACCCTCCGGACCCCCGCCTCGGGGTAG
- the GTF3C2 gene encoding general transcription factor 3C polypeptide 2 isoform X1, translating to MATTTARGPRCREPTRRGRSGRGSAPPGRSRVREGESRPLRDVSPLGGPEALDQAEERAETAKARKAAARHRKAKGSPCDATCPAAAETEGRGEPSGTPENGSVPLAKAPRKRGRKPKAEMLLLKLSQDLECPAPEPICVQKMLGSGEAAEALDPPRGGRPKRRAAKVALLYLQELADELTVYQPPAPTEGAQEPELEHNQKKRRSRRRKEEETDSDDPARDADFVPSKEVLLEAEEEEGSDAPLSEGLETELEALRGHSGKTSSAGRSKPQCRGLAPNGFHNSIMAPVEKCSSLTCSLRDQKHSQWEFPSWIPLAHKWTCLSESEAAPYLPAAEKSPLFSIQREGIEDDGVLYRVNRFSSLQPHEERRDVSFFVGGPVWAMEWCPSPDGSAASQYIAVYCHGSMDETHSVAGLHGGPALLQLWGLGALQPEQGSADKARLAYAIAADHGCVWDMKFCPSGAWEPPTAARKLPQMSRLGLLAVAFSDGKVLLYALPHPGALHRSQRTQVKDGPFHKHVICKVQCVATLQMGSVQAGNASECGQCFSLSWMPSKPHHYLAAGFYDGNVAIWNLLTKSLLQCVHQPDGSLKLYPFRCFLAHDHVVRSIEWCKADSNFLVTAGSDRKIKFWDLRRLYEPINSIKRFLSTEVAWLLPYNGVTVAQDNCYASYGLCGIHYIDAGYLGFKAYFVAPRKGTVWSISGSDWLNTVAAGDITGELVAAVLPDLAVNPLNVKRSSDRRFPVYKADLLPCSPAGPEDGEQALPKTRLYSEMVTKSYIRFRDTDLLQELPQPGADAQDARAGGEGRAEPGPPAAGVPAQGALQPQPGLAGLAGVGRAGGHRAGALPGGAGLRRGLPAAAGAPRPLQLAVRGRAGQPQPAVPTAGGVAPWLPRAATTCAWAGVWGGRVPPPVLLTLRTPASG from the exons ATGGCGACCACCACCGCCCGcgggccgcgctgccgggagCCGACCCGCCGGGGCCGCTCGGGACGGGGATCGGCTCCTCCCGGCCGAAGCCGGGTGCGGGAGGGCGAGTCCCGGCCGCTCC GGGATGTGTCGCCGCTCGGGGGTCCGGAAGCTTTGGACCAGGCGGAGGAACGAGCAGAAACCGCCAAGGCCCGGAAAGCAGCTGCCCGCCACCGGAAAGCCAAAGGGAGCCCTTGCGATGCAACCTGCCCAGCCGCGGCGGAGACCGAGGGGCGCGGCGAGCCCTCGGGGACCCCGGAGAACGGGTCCGTGCCCCTCGCGAAGGCACCCAGGAAGCGCGGGCGGAAGCCCAAGgcggagatgctgctgctgaagctgtcTCAGGACCTGGAGTGCCCGGCCCCGGAGCCCATCTGCgtgcagaagatgctggggagcggCGAGGCGGCAGAAGCCCTGGaccccccccgcggcgggcgtCCCAAGAGGCGGGCAGCCAAAGT GGCTTTGCTGtacctgcaggagctggcagacGAGCTGACGGTGTACCAGCCCCCGGCTCCTACCGAGGGTGCCCAGGAGCCGGAGCTCGAGCATAATCAGAAGAAGCGTCGGAgccggaggaggaaggaggaggaaacagATAGTGATGATCCTGCGCGAGACGCTGACTTCGTGCCCTCAAAGGAGGTGTTGctggaggcggaggaggaggaggggagcgaCGCACCGCTCAGTGAGGGGTTGGAGACGGAGCTGGAGGCACTCCGAGGACACAGTGGGAAGACGTCGTCTGCAGGC AGATCCAAGCCCCAGTGCCGAGGCCTCGCTCCCAACGGCTTCCACAACTCCATCATGGCCCCAgtggagaagtgctccagcctcACCTGCAGCCT GCGGGATCAGAAGCACTCGCAGTGGGAGTTTCCCAGCTGGATCCCGCTGGCACACAAGTGGACGTGTCTCTCCGAAAG CGAAGCTGCCCCGTACCTGCCGGCGGCAGAGAAGTCTCCGCTCTTCTCCATCCAGCGGGAGGGCATCGAAGACGACGGCGTCTTGTACAGGGTGAACAG GttcagctccctgcagccccacgaGGAGCGCCGGGACGTGTCCTTCTTCGTGGGCGGCCCGGTGTGGGCGATGGAGTGGTGCCCGTCCCCGGACGGCTCGGCGGCCTCGCAGTACATCGCTGTCTACTGCCACGGGAGCATGGACGAGACGCACAGCGTGGCCGGGCTCCACGGGGGTCCCGCGCTCCTCCAGCTCTGGGGCCTGGGCGCGCTGCAGCCGGAGCAGGG CTCTGCCGACAAAGCCAGGCTGGCCTACGCCATCGCCGCCGACCACGGCTGTGTCTGGGACATGAAGTTCTGCCCGAGCGGCGCCTGGGAGCCCCCCACCGCTGCCAGGAAG CTCCCGCAGATGAgccggctggggctgctggccgtGGCCTTCTCGGATGGGAAGGTGCTGCTCTACGCCCTCCCGCACCCCGGGGCCCTGCACCGCTCCCAGAGAACCCAGGTAAAAG ATGGGCCCTTCCACAAGCACGTTATCTGCAAG GTGCAGTGCGTTGCCACGCTCCAGATGGGCTCTGTCCAGGCGGGGAACGCGTCCGAGTGCGGCCagtgcttcagcctctcctgGATGCCCTCCAAGCCCCATCATTACCTCGCAGCTGGTTTTTATGATG GCAACGTGGCCATCTGGAACCTGCTCACCAAGTCCCTGCTGCAGTGCGTGCACCAGCCCGATGGCTCCCTCAAGCTCTACCCTTTCCGGTGCTTTCTTGCCCACGACCACGTGGTCCGGAGCATCGAGTGGTGCAAGGCCGACAG CAACTTCCTGGTCACGGCAGGGAGCGACCGCAAGATCAAGTTCTGGGACCTGCGGCGGCTCTACGAGCCCATCAACAGCATCAAGCGGTTCCTCAGCACGGAGGTGGCCTGGCTGCTGCCCTACAACGGGGTGACCGTGGCCCAGGACAACTGCTACGCCTC TTACGGTCTCTGTGGGATCCACTACATCGACGCCGGGTACTTGGGCTTCAAGGCTTATTTCGTGGCCCCTCGCAAGGGGACTGTGTGG agcatctccGGCTCGGACTGGCTGAACACGGTGGCTGCGGGAGACATCACGGGCGAGCTGGTGGCTGCGGTGCTGCCCGACCTGGCCGTCAACCCCCTCAACGTCAAGCGGTCCTCGGACCGCAGATTT CCGGTCTACAAAGCCGatctgctgccctgcagccccgcggggccggAGGACGGCGAGCAGGCGCTGCCGAAGACCAGGCTCTACAGCGAGATGGTGACCAAGAGCTACATCCGATTCCGGGACACGGACCTG CTTCAAGAACTTCCCCAGCCGGGAGCCGATGCGCAGGATGCACGCGCAGGAGGCGAAGGCAGAGCTGAGCCTGGACCGCCTGCAGCTGGAGTCCCTGCACAAG GTGCGCTTCAGCCCCAACCTGgactcgcagggctggctggtgtcgggcgggcaggcgggcatCGTGCGGGCGCACTGCCTGGCGGGGCTGGCCTCCGGCGCGGGCTGCCGGCTGCTGCCGGAGCGCCGCGCCCGCTTCAGCTCGCTGTACGGGGACGcgccgggcagccccagcccgcagTCCCCACTGCCGGCGGAGTAGCACCGTGGCTTCCTCGTGCTGCCACCACATGTGCTTGggccggggtctgggggggccgtgtgcccccccCAGTGCTTCTCACCCTCCGGACCCCCGCCTCGGGGTAG
- the GTF3C2 gene encoding general transcription factor 3C polypeptide 2 isoform X2, with translation MATTTARGPRCREPTRRGRSGRGSAPPGRSRVREGESRPLRDVSPLGGPEALDQAEERAETAKARKAAARHRKAKGSPCDATCPAAAETEGRGEPSGTPENGSVPLAKAPRKRGRKPKAEMLLLKLSQDLECPAPEPICVQKMLGSGEAAEALDPPRGGRPKRRAAKVALLYLQELADELTVYQPPAPTEGAQEPELEHNQKKRRSRRRKEEETDSDDPARDADFVPSKEVLLEAEEEEGSDAPLSEGLETELEALRGHSGKTSSAGRSKPQCRGLAPNGFHNSIMAPVEKCSSLTCSLRDQKHSQWEFPSWIPLAHKWTCLSESEAAPYLPAAEKSPLFSIQREGIEDDGVLYRVNRFSSLQPHEERRDVSFFVGGPVWAMEWCPSPDGSAASQYIAVYCHGSMDETHSVAGLHGGPALLQLWGLGALQPEQGSADKARLAYAIAADHGCVWDMKFCPSGAWEPPTAARKLPQMSRLGLLAVAFSDGKVLLYALPHPGALHRSQRTQVKDGPFHKHVICKVQCVATLQMGSVQAGNASECGQCFSLSWMPSKPHHYLAAGFYDGNVAIWNLLTKSLLQCVHQPDGSLKLYPFRCFLAHDHVVRSIEWCKADRERPQDQVLGPAAALRAHQQHQAVPQHGGGLAAALQRGDRGPGQLLRLLRSLWDPLHRRRVLGLQGLFRGPSQGDCVEHLRLGLAEHGGCGRHHGRAGGCGAARPGRQPPQRQAVLGPQISGLQSRSAALQPRGAGGRRAGAAEDQALQRDGDQELHPIPGHGPAQLQELPQPGADAQDARAGGEGRAEPGPPAAGVPAQGALQPQPGLAGLAGVGRAGGHRAGALPGGAGLRRGLPAAAGAPRPLQLAVRGRAGQPQPAVPTAGGVAPWLPRAATTCAWAGVWGGRVPPPVLLTLRTPASG, from the exons ATGGCGACCACCACCGCCCGcgggccgcgctgccgggagCCGACCCGCCGGGGCCGCTCGGGACGGGGATCGGCTCCTCCCGGCCGAAGCCGGGTGCGGGAGGGCGAGTCCCGGCCGCTCC GGGATGTGTCGCCGCTCGGGGGTCCGGAAGCTTTGGACCAGGCGGAGGAACGAGCAGAAACCGCCAAGGCCCGGAAAGCAGCTGCCCGCCACCGGAAAGCCAAAGGGAGCCCTTGCGATGCAACCTGCCCAGCCGCGGCGGAGACCGAGGGGCGCGGCGAGCCCTCGGGGACCCCGGAGAACGGGTCCGTGCCCCTCGCGAAGGCACCCAGGAAGCGCGGGCGGAAGCCCAAGgcggagatgctgctgctgaagctgtcTCAGGACCTGGAGTGCCCGGCCCCGGAGCCCATCTGCgtgcagaagatgctggggagcggCGAGGCGGCAGAAGCCCTGGaccccccccgcggcgggcgtCCCAAGAGGCGGGCAGCCAAAGT GGCTTTGCTGtacctgcaggagctggcagacGAGCTGACGGTGTACCAGCCCCCGGCTCCTACCGAGGGTGCCCAGGAGCCGGAGCTCGAGCATAATCAGAAGAAGCGTCGGAgccggaggaggaaggaggaggaaacagATAGTGATGATCCTGCGCGAGACGCTGACTTCGTGCCCTCAAAGGAGGTGTTGctggaggcggaggaggaggaggggagcgaCGCACCGCTCAGTGAGGGGTTGGAGACGGAGCTGGAGGCACTCCGAGGACACAGTGGGAAGACGTCGTCTGCAGGC AGATCCAAGCCCCAGTGCCGAGGCCTCGCTCCCAACGGCTTCCACAACTCCATCATGGCCCCAgtggagaagtgctccagcctcACCTGCAGCCT GCGGGATCAGAAGCACTCGCAGTGGGAGTTTCCCAGCTGGATCCCGCTGGCACACAAGTGGACGTGTCTCTCCGAAAG CGAAGCTGCCCCGTACCTGCCGGCGGCAGAGAAGTCTCCGCTCTTCTCCATCCAGCGGGAGGGCATCGAAGACGACGGCGTCTTGTACAGGGTGAACAG GttcagctccctgcagccccacgaGGAGCGCCGGGACGTGTCCTTCTTCGTGGGCGGCCCGGTGTGGGCGATGGAGTGGTGCCCGTCCCCGGACGGCTCGGCGGCCTCGCAGTACATCGCTGTCTACTGCCACGGGAGCATGGACGAGACGCACAGCGTGGCCGGGCTCCACGGGGGTCCCGCGCTCCTCCAGCTCTGGGGCCTGGGCGCGCTGCAGCCGGAGCAGGG CTCTGCCGACAAAGCCAGGCTGGCCTACGCCATCGCCGCCGACCACGGCTGTGTCTGGGACATGAAGTTCTGCCCGAGCGGCGCCTGGGAGCCCCCCACCGCTGCCAGGAAG CTCCCGCAGATGAgccggctggggctgctggccgtGGCCTTCTCGGATGGGAAGGTGCTGCTCTACGCCCTCCCGCACCCCGGGGCCCTGCACCGCTCCCAGAGAACCCAGGTAAAAG ATGGGCCCTTCCACAAGCACGTTATCTGCAAG GTGCAGTGCGTTGCCACGCTCCAGATGGGCTCTGTCCAGGCGGGGAACGCGTCCGAGTGCGGCCagtgcttcagcctctcctgGATGCCCTCCAAGCCCCATCATTACCTCGCAGCTGGTTTTTATGATG GCAACGTGGCCATCTGGAACCTGCTCACCAAGTCCCTGCTGCAGTGCGTGCACCAGCCCGATGGCTCCCTCAAGCTCTACCCTTTCCGGTGCTTTCTTGCCCACGACCACGTGGTCCGGAGCATCGAGTGGTGCAAGGCCGACAG GGAGCGACCGCAAGATCAAGTTCTGGGACCTGCGGCGGCTCTACGAGCCCATCAACAGCATCAAGCGGTTCCTCAGCACGGAGGTGGCCTGGCTGCTGCCCTACAACGGGGTGACCGTGGCCCAGGACAACTGCTACGCCTC TTACGGTCTCTGTGGGATCCACTACATCGACGCCGGGTACTTGGGCTTCAAGGCTTATTTCGTGGCCCCTCGCAAGGGGACTGTGTGG agcatctccGGCTCGGACTGGCTGAACACGGTGGCTGCGGGAGACATCACGGGCGAGCTGGTGGCTGCGGTGCTGCCCGACCTGGCCGTCAACCCCCTCAACGTCAAGCGGTCCTCGGACCGCAGATTT CCGGTCTACAAAGCCGatctgctgccctgcagccccgcggggccggAGGACGGCGAGCAGGCGCTGCCGAAGACCAGGCTCTACAGCGAGATGGTGACCAAGAGCTACATCCGATTCCGGGACACGGACCTG CGCAGCTTCAAGAACTTCCCCAGCCGGGAGCCGATGCGCAGGATGCACGCGCAGGAGGCGAAGGCAGAGCTGAGCCTGGACCGCCTGCAGCTGGAGTCCCTGCACAAG GTGCGCTTCAGCCCCAACCTGgactcgcagggctggctggtgtcgggcgggcaggcgggcatCGTGCGGGCGCACTGCCTGGCGGGGCTGGCCTCCGGCGCGGGCTGCCGGCTGCTGCCGGAGCGCCGCGCCCGCTTCAGCTCGCTGTACGGGGACGcgccgggcagccccagcccgcagTCCCCACTGCCGGCGGAGTAGCACCGTGGCTTCCTCGTGCTGCCACCACATGTGCTTGggccggggtctgggggggccgtgtgcccccccCAGTGCTTCTCACCCTCCGGACCCCCGCCTCGGGGTAG